One Hippoglossus hippoglossus isolate fHipHip1 chromosome 13, fHipHip1.pri, whole genome shotgun sequence genomic window carries:
- the slc46a1 gene encoding proton-coupled folate transporter isoform X1, translated as MEESETAAILPADVLNATSEAEQADVPTTTGSCDPRPRFSWQLLPPVSVEPVLFLSMFSLVLQGPLSTQYLWDRLSEDLGYNGSKRSECTNGSAPPDPLQKEVETLTAHWNLYISLAGLSVGLLVVPLLGSWSDLAGRRPVLILPNLGLALQAVVYLVVMYLKLPVVYFLLGRMLSGLSGDFNAILAGCFAYVADTSDRRSRTFRVAVLEACLGLSGMLASIIGGQWRRAQGYINPFWLALATNLASALYAYLFVRESVLPDPSAKLLTPRHHKAVWRLYSSGGRSSEDGGGFHRCKLWFYTLSFFLVVMVHSGCRELYVLYELSSPLCWGPALIGYGSAAQHLAYLSSLLGLKIMQRCLEDSWVALVGLASNITGLVVFSVADTIQLMFTGYGLCFLFMATTPVLRSKLSKLVDPSEQGALFASVACVESLCFLVGSGVFNSLYPATLHFMKGFSFLFAAIILFVPAGIIGTLQCLDQRRDLRDSTVS; from the exons ATGGAGGAGTCGGAAACCGCAGCCATTCTTCCCGCTGATGTCCTCAACGCTACATCCGAAGCGGAGCAAGCTGACGTACCCACCACCACCGGGAGCTGCGACCCCCGACCCCGGTTCTCATGGCAGCTGCTGCCGCCGGTGTCCGTGGAGCCGGTGCTCTTCCTCTCCATGTTCTCTCTGGTCCTGCAAGGGCCTCTGTCCACTCAGTATCTGTGGGACCGACTCAGCGAGGACCTCGGCTACAACGGCTCCAAGAGGTCGGAGTGCACCAACGGCTCCGCGCCCCCCGACCCTCTGCAGAAG gaGGTGGAAACCCTAACAGCCCACTGGAACCTGTACATCAGTCTGGCAGGCTTGTCTGTAGGCCTGTTGGTTGTGCCTCTCCTGGGCTCATGGAGTGACCTCGCGGGTCGCAGGCCAGTTCTCATCCTCCCTAACCTTGGCCTGGCACTGCAGGCAGTAGTTTACCTCGTAGTGATGTACCTGAAGCTGCCGGTGGTCTATTTTCTACTGGGCAGAATGCTGAGTGGCCTTTCAGGTGATTTCAATGCCATCCTGGCAGGCTGCTTTGCATATGTGGCTGATACCAGTGACAGGAGGTCCCGTACCTTCAGGGTGGCAGTGCTGGAGGCCTGTCTGGGTCTGTCAGGGATGCTGGCCAGCATTATCGGGGGGCAGTGGCGGCGTGCACAAGG GTACATCAACCCATTTTGGCTGGCCTTGGCCACCAACTTGGCCTCAGCTCTGTACGCTTACCTGTTTGTTCGAGAGTCTGTCCTGCCAGACCCAAGTGCGAAGCTCCTCACCCCTCGCCACCACAAGGCTGTCTGGCGCCTCTACTCATCAGGAGGGAGGAGCAGTGAGGATGGTGGAGGGTTTCATAGATGCAAGCTATGGTTTTACACACTCAGCTTCTTCCTGGTGGTGATGGTACATTCCGGCTGCAGGGAGCTGTATGTGCTGTACGAGTTAAGCTCGCCACTGTGCTGGGGCCCCGCCCTCATTGGCTACGGGTCAGCAGCTCAGCACCTGGCCTACCTGAGCAGTCTGCTGGGGCTGAAGATCATGCAGCGCTGCCTGGAGGACTCCTGGGTGGCTCTTGTGGGTCTGGCCTCCAACATTACGGGGCTAGTGGTCTTCTCTGTAGCTGACACCATTCAACTCATGTTCACAG GTTatggtctgtgtttcctcttcatggCCACGACACCTGTTCTCAGGTCGAAGCTGTCAAAGTTGGTGGACCCATCAGAGCAAG gtGCCCTGTTTGCCTCTGTTGCTTGTGTGGAGAGCTTATGTTTTCTGGTGGGTAGTGGTGTCTTCAACTCACTGTACCCAGCCACCCTGCACTTCATGAAGGGCTTCTCCTTCCTTTTTGCTGCCATCATCCTCTTCGTCCCTGCTGGAATCATAGG GACTCTACAATGTTTAGACCAGAGGAGAGACCTCAGAGACTCCACAGTATCCTGA
- the vtna gene encoding vitronectin a, with product MRLQVVLLVLLAHPFAAEESCMDRCENGFDSERKCQCDSMCKYYRSCCYDFEVTCGMMTRGDTFSSPEDADEDEVLEGTTSSPGRSTQSFTTAGHQLKPTRPPISDFRPQWPPESTLDMTKPPRLMDTLFQRVPVRQQTLASNTVLPTQKVPLTTEPPKIDTTTQMTTVPITTRTTEAPDPDAEVCSGRPFDSFMQLKNGSIFAFRGDYFFELNQQSVVPGYPKLIKDVWGIDGPIDAAFTRINCQGKTYIFKGNKYWRFDSGVLDEDYPRDISVGFDKIPDHLDAAFSLPASGHHGRERVYFFKADQYYMYEFLHQPPHEQCITMSERSPSMLFRRYTDVYSSAYESFFSELFSDLPQHHSNHHFIDKDWKGLKSPVDAAMAGRIYVTPLTSSRRDSYGQDRQWDQQYRQQWDQQYRQQWDQQYRRQSGRGRQSRSPVWGSVAEQGMNMGQDLAVKGMEMGLKLAERRMEMEERLGRGRDREWEQEGDRYPQNNRRNSDSRNERWHLERGSTMPIQSVFFFKGDKYYRVDLSTKRVDPAVPPYPRSIAQYWLGCSKTSRTEK from the exons ATGAGGCTGCAGGTCGTCCTGCTCGTTCTGCTCGCTCACCCCTTTGCTGCTGAAG AGTCGTGTATGGATCGCTGTGAGAATGGTTTCGACTCTGAGAGGAAGTGTCAGTGTGACTCGATGTGCAAGTATTACAGGAGCTGCTGCTATGACTTCGAGGTGACCTGTGGGATGATGA CTCGTGGAGACACGTTTTCGTCTCCAGAggatgctgatgaagatgaggtGTTGGAAGGCACTACTTCTTCCCCCGGACGCTCAACACAGTCTTTTACCACAGCTGGTCATCAGCTGAAGCCCACACGTCCACCCATCTCTGACTTCAGACCACAGTGGCCTCCAGAATCCACACTAGACATGACCAAACCACCACGACTGATGGACACCTTATTTCAGAGGGTCCCTGTCAGGCAGCAGACACTCGCCTCAAACACTGTCCTCCCTACACAGAAGGTCCCCTTAACAACTGAACCCCCTAAGATTGATACAACAACTCAGATGACCACTGTACCCATCACTACGCGCACCACTGAAGCCCCCGACCCAGACGCTGAGGTCTGCAGTGGGAGGCCTTTTGACTCTTTTATGCAGCTTAAAAATGGCTCCATCTTTGCCTTCAGAG GGGACTACTTTTTTGAACTGAACCAGCAGTCGGTTGTGCCTGGTTATCCAAAGCTCATTAAGGACGTGTGGGGCATCGACGGGCCAATCGATGCTGCTTTCACCCGCATCAACTGTCAAGGGAAGACCTACATCTTCAAG GGTAACAAGTACTGGAGGTTTGACAGTGGCGTACTGGACGAAGACTATCCTCGAGATATCAGCGTGGGCTTTGACAAAATTCCCGATCACTTGGACGCAGCGTTTTCCCTCCCTGCCTCTGGTCATCACGGACGAGAGAGAGTCTATTTTTTCAAAG CGGATCAGTATTACATGTATGAGTTCTTGCACCAGCCGCCTCATGAGCAGTGTATCACCATGTCTGAGAGGTCTCCGTCCATGCTGTTCAGACGCTACACTGACGTATACTCCAGCGCCTATGAAAGTTTCTTCAGCGAACTCTTCTCTGACT TGCCTCAGCATCATAGCAATCACCACTTTATTGACAAAGACTGGAAGGGCCTCAAGTCTCCTGTGGATGCTGCCATGGCAGGAAGGATCTATGTGACTCCCTTGACGTCGTCACGCCGCGACAGCTATGGCCAGGACCGGCAGTGGGATCAGCAGTACAGACAACAATGGGATCAGCAGTACAGACAACAGTGGGATCAGCAGTACAGACGACAGTCGGGTCGTGGGAGGCAAAGCCGTTCACCCGTCTGGGGCTCCGTGGCTGAGCAGGGCATGAACATGGGTCAGGACTTGGCTGTCAAGGGGATGGAAATGGGTCTGAAGTTGGCAGAGAGAAGGATGGAAATGGAGGAGAGGCTTGGacgaggcagagacagagagtgggaACAGGAGGGGGACCGATACCCGCAGAACAACAGACGCAATTCCGACTCCAGAAATGAAAGGTGGCACttggagagagggagcacaATGCCCATTCAGAGCGTCTTCTTCTTTAAAGGAG ATAAATACTACAGAGTGGACCTCAGCACCAAGAGAGTTGACCCCGCTGTTCCTCCATATCCCAGATCCATCGCCCAGTACTGGCTCGGCTGCTCAAAAACCAGTAGAACAGAGAAGTAG
- the sarm1 gene encoding sterile alpha and TIR motif-containing protein 1 — protein sequence MLLSLTLLLWRLHRYFCAMFSSERLTVPDYVSRLQRGRSGSGSDPQRPVSPGVSADVQAVLSVSLPALRAAIGRLKSAKESCDSEETRRGIAEIFQLVEEAWVLPTVGRQVAEEICNRVRLEGGLELLLQLHQTPSVEIIYESAKLLEQILISDNRDYIARIGLGVILNLTRQQEDAQLARSVSGILEHMFKHTEETSVHLISNGALDALLFWCRGTDPTVLRHCAVALANCAMYGGHRCQRLMIEKQAAEWLFPLAFSKEDELIRFHACLAVTVLAANKEIEEEVVKSGTLELVEPFIASLDPDEFARNLLDRADFMQGRTASDLQHFLPLLDGTRPEGKCIAAFYFCVESSIKSRQRNTKIFQEIGAVQGLKRIAMYSSNGTACSLAKRALKMMNEEVPNRILPCVPNWKTCEVQKWLQQVGFSTYCDRFKEMQVDGDLLLNITDQDLSSDLGMTAGLTRKRFLRDLRVLKTYANYSTCDPNNMADWLVEVDPRFRQYTYGLVQSGVDRNNFQKLTDQQLQYDCNINNGVHRAKVLSASRQPAQPCLTDAQPAGPDVFISYRRTTGSQLASLLKVHLQVRGYSVFIDVEKLEAGKFDDKLIQSVQRASNFILVLSANALDKCMGDTDMKDWVHKEIVTALAGKKTIIPVIDNFAWPDAMSLPEDMRSVLKFNGVKWSHEYQEASIEKILRFLKRCTDQIDGPDTSKGQKT from the exons ATGCTCCTCTCCCTGACGCTACTCCTGTGGAGGCTCCATCGATATTTCTGCGCCATGTTCAGCTCGGAAAGACTCACGGTGCCGGATTATGTCAGCCggctgcagagagggaggagcggCTCCGGCTCCGACCCCCAAAGACCGGTGTCCCCGGGCGTCAGCGCCGACGTGCAGGCGGTGCTGAGCGTCTCGCTCCCCGCCCTGCGAGCCGCCATCGGGAGGCTGAAGTCGGCCAAAGAGTCCTGCGATTCGGAGGAGACCCGCCGGGGCATCGCGGAGATCTtccagctggtggaggaggcCTGGGTCCTACCCACCGTGGGCCGTCAGGTGGCCGAGGAGATCTGCAACAGGGTCCGGCTGGAGGGAGGCCTGGAGCTACTGCTTCAACTCCACCAGACACCTTCTGTGGAGATCATCTATGAGTCTGCAAAACTGCTGGAGCAGATACTGATCTCAGACAACAG AGATTACATTGCTCGTATCGGACTGGGGGTCATCCTAAACCTGACCCGACAGCAGGAAGATGCCCAGCTTGCTCGCAGCGTCTCTGGGATCCTGGAGCACATGTTCAAACACACCGAGGAGACGTCTGTCCACCTCATCTCCAATGGCGCCCTGGATGCCCTTCTCTTCTGGTGCCGGGGCACGGATCCCACCGTGCTGAGACACTGTGCTGTGGCCCTGGCTAACTGTGCCATGTACGGGGGCCACCGCTGCCAGCGTTTGATGATTGAAAAACAAGCGGCTGAATGGCTTTTCCCTCTGGCTTTCTCCAAAGAGGACGAACTTATTCGGTTCCATGCATGCCTGGCTGTGACTGTGTTGGCCGCAAACAAAGAAattgaggaggaggtggtgaaaTCTGGGACCTTGGAGCTGGTGGAGCCGTTCATTGCTTCCTTGGATCCGGATGAATTTGCCCGCAATTTATTGGACAGAGCAGACTTCATGCAGGGGAGGACAGCATCTGATCTGCAGCACTTTCTGCCTTTACTGGATGGCACAAGACCGGAGGGAAAGTGCATTGCAGCCTTTTACTTTTGTGTTGAGTCCAGCATCAAGTCTCGTCAGCGCAACACTAAG ATATTTCAAGAGATCGGAGCAGTGCAGGGCCTTAAAAGAATCGCCATGTACTCCAGTAATGGTACAGCCTGTTCCCTCGCCAAACGGGCACTGAAAATGATGAACGAGGAAGTTCCAAATCGCATCCTGCCGTGTGTTCCAAACTGGAAAACCTGTGAGGTGCAGAAGTGGCTACAGCAGGTTGGGTTCAGTACCTACTGTGACCGTTTCAAG GAGATGCAGGTGGACGGAGACCTCCTGCTGAACATCACAGACCAGGATCTGAGCAGTGACCTGGGAATGACTGCAGGCCTCACTCGAAAAAG ATTTCTGAGGGATCTGCGTGTGTTGAAAACATATGCCAACTACTCCACATGTGACCCAAACAACATGGCGGACTGGTTAGTTGAGGTGGACCCTCGCTTCCGTCAGTACACCTACGGTCTGGTCCAGTCAGGCGTGGATCGCAATAACTTCCAGAAACTGACCGATCAGCAGCTACAGTATGACTGCAACATCAACAACGGAGTACACAGAGCCAAGGTACTATCTGCCAGTCGCCAGCCTGCACAGCCCTGCCTCACAGACGCCCAGCCTGCAGGACCCGACGTGTTCATAAGCTACCGTCGGACCACCGGCTCCCAGCTGGCCAG CCTTCTGAAGGTTCACCTGCAGGTTCGAGGATACAGCGTCTTCATAGATGTAGAGAAACTGGAGGCTGGAAAGTTTGACGACAAACTGATCCAGAGCGTCCAGCGAGCTAGCAACTTCATCCTGGTCCTGTCGGCCAACGCACTCGACAAGTGCATGGGTGATACTGACATGAAGGATTGGGTGCATAAG GAGATAGTCACGGCCTTGGCTGGAAAGAAGACCATAATCCCTGTCATAGATAATTTTGCGTGGCCAGATGCCATGTCTCTGCCAGAGGACATGAGATCGGTTCTCAAATTTAATGGCGTCAA GTGGTCCCACGAGTATCAGGAGGCCTCCATCGAGAAGATCCTTCGCTTCCTGAAAAGATGCACGGACCAAATCGACGGCCCAGACACCTCCAAAGGGCAAAAGACATAA
- the slc46a1 gene encoding proton-coupled folate transporter isoform X2 — MEESETAAILPADVLNATSEAEQADVPTTTGSCDPRPRFSWQLLPPVSVEPVLFLSMFSLVLQGPLSTQYLWDRLSEDLGYNGSKRSECTNGSAPPDPLQKEVETLTAHWNLYISLAGLSVGLLVVPLLGSWSDLAGRRPVLILPNLGLALQAVVYLVVMYLKLPVVYFLLGRMLSGLSGDFNAILAGCFAYVADTSDRRSRTFRVAVLEACLGLSGMLASIIGGQWRRAQGYINPFWLALATNLASALYAYLFVRESVLPDPSAKLLTPRHHKAVWRLYSSGGRSSEDGGGFHRCKLWFYTLSFFLVVMVHSGCRELYVLYELSSPLCWGPALIGYGSAAQHLAYLSSLLGLKIMQRCLEDSWVALVGLASNITGLVVFSVADTIQLMFTGYGLCFLFMATTPVLRSKLSKLVDPSEQGALFASVACVESLCFLVGSGVFNSLYPATLHFMKGFSFLFAAIILFVPAGIIG, encoded by the exons ATGGAGGAGTCGGAAACCGCAGCCATTCTTCCCGCTGATGTCCTCAACGCTACATCCGAAGCGGAGCAAGCTGACGTACCCACCACCACCGGGAGCTGCGACCCCCGACCCCGGTTCTCATGGCAGCTGCTGCCGCCGGTGTCCGTGGAGCCGGTGCTCTTCCTCTCCATGTTCTCTCTGGTCCTGCAAGGGCCTCTGTCCACTCAGTATCTGTGGGACCGACTCAGCGAGGACCTCGGCTACAACGGCTCCAAGAGGTCGGAGTGCACCAACGGCTCCGCGCCCCCCGACCCTCTGCAGAAG gaGGTGGAAACCCTAACAGCCCACTGGAACCTGTACATCAGTCTGGCAGGCTTGTCTGTAGGCCTGTTGGTTGTGCCTCTCCTGGGCTCATGGAGTGACCTCGCGGGTCGCAGGCCAGTTCTCATCCTCCCTAACCTTGGCCTGGCACTGCAGGCAGTAGTTTACCTCGTAGTGATGTACCTGAAGCTGCCGGTGGTCTATTTTCTACTGGGCAGAATGCTGAGTGGCCTTTCAGGTGATTTCAATGCCATCCTGGCAGGCTGCTTTGCATATGTGGCTGATACCAGTGACAGGAGGTCCCGTACCTTCAGGGTGGCAGTGCTGGAGGCCTGTCTGGGTCTGTCAGGGATGCTGGCCAGCATTATCGGGGGGCAGTGGCGGCGTGCACAAGG GTACATCAACCCATTTTGGCTGGCCTTGGCCACCAACTTGGCCTCAGCTCTGTACGCTTACCTGTTTGTTCGAGAGTCTGTCCTGCCAGACCCAAGTGCGAAGCTCCTCACCCCTCGCCACCACAAGGCTGTCTGGCGCCTCTACTCATCAGGAGGGAGGAGCAGTGAGGATGGTGGAGGGTTTCATAGATGCAAGCTATGGTTTTACACACTCAGCTTCTTCCTGGTGGTGATGGTACATTCCGGCTGCAGGGAGCTGTATGTGCTGTACGAGTTAAGCTCGCCACTGTGCTGGGGCCCCGCCCTCATTGGCTACGGGTCAGCAGCTCAGCACCTGGCCTACCTGAGCAGTCTGCTGGGGCTGAAGATCATGCAGCGCTGCCTGGAGGACTCCTGGGTGGCTCTTGTGGGTCTGGCCTCCAACATTACGGGGCTAGTGGTCTTCTCTGTAGCTGACACCATTCAACTCATGTTCACAG GTTatggtctgtgtttcctcttcatggCCACGACACCTGTTCTCAGGTCGAAGCTGTCAAAGTTGGTGGACCCATCAGAGCAAG gtGCCCTGTTTGCCTCTGTTGCTTGTGTGGAGAGCTTATGTTTTCTGGTGGGTAGTGGTGTCTTCAACTCACTGTACCCAGCCACCCTGCACTTCATGAAGGGCTTCTCCTTCCTTTTTGCTGCCATCATCCTCTTCGTCCCTGCTGGAATCATAGGGTGA
- the scarf1 gene encoding scavenger receptor class F member 1, whose product MKFVLTALSVLLCCWSSSSHTLDPTGKNVCRSIRDPSALVCCTGWRQEGNECTIPVCEGEQACLKDEICVYPGVCRCPPGYYGAHCKTRCPPEFWASDCRQVCRCHPHGRCNPVTGECTCNPNRWGPLCQYPCKCTRHGHCHPSYGNCTCDEGWWTPTCSKPCQCVGSGSVGPGCDQLTGRCQCLRGHWGLKCPVTCNCYLSLCNERTGVCECEAGWWGPSCDRRCNCDLTHSSCEPGNGQCLCHPGYQGDYCNQPCESGKYGSGCKMSCGNCKDNQICSATDGACAACEPGWNGTQCDRQCPSGLYGDGCQNKCPRCRNNEPCDPKTGDCWRCDPGWTGPRCEEACPDRTFGEACSFLCSPCFHGNCSHVTGRCVCLPGFQGESCNSSCSAVQFGLNCSSVCDCGEGIPCHPVTGVCPNSGRSAVLAGVLVPLLLLLLAVLCCCLCCGGGPVDSKDRAVVADGGLSVRMKYHVYSVLANISAALPCISNWSSGLPRVTVSHHDPELTFNHSFIEPPSSGWVTEGSSFDSDEEEGEALYCVPPREDIPAVAGGEFQEMSSKCNMFLDPSGFSSEDITSPFNIPRTSSIAKSKRPSVSFAEGTRFSPKERRGSAQDPGALLRTNKPKSTWGVLMLSALQSQGGAARTGDEDAAEGEEKEEEEVDEQATDNQESSCEAGDQEVDRTSSRATSQVPSSAGRRRTMSNTAAHKGNLPQTSVCDAQAGVLDKVTTVYVTVGKAGRPVSDTSSDGPVQAMLRRLGSLQRQKEQESGKSKSKGGEGITKPPRRKLGVRASVWEEGGPSGGEVAICKPIRRKHASHNSSDTVGLSEVSQSESGTPKRPLSSILKSVPELAASDPGLRAEDEDSSSGKTESNYFTVGPAGDAASLTEVITNEGAVGSVSDEPCYENVMINHL is encoded by the exons ATGAAGTTTGTCCTCACAGCGCTGAGtgttctgctctgctgctggtcttcatcctcacacacactggaccCCACTGGGAAGAACGTCTGCCGCAGTATCAG AGACCCCTCCGCCCTTGTCTGTTGCACTGGATGGCGTCAAGAGGGAAACGAGTGCACTATAC ctgtgtgtgagggtgagcAGGCCTGTCTAAAGGATGAGATCTGTGTGTATCCTGGAGTGTGTCGCTGCCCACCTGGCTACTACGGAGCTCACTGCAAAACAC GCTGTCCTCCTGAGTTCTGGGCGTCAGACTGTCGCCAGGTGTGTCGGTGCCACCCACACGGCCGATGTAACCCTGTCACAGGTGAGTGCACCTGCAACCCCAACCGCTGGGGTCCGCTGTGCCAGTACCCCTGCAAGTGCACCCGCCATGGCCACTGCCACCCCAGCTACGGGAACTGCACCTGCGACGAAGGCTGGTGGACGCCGACCTGCTCCAAACCGTGCCAGTGCGTCGGCAGCGGCTCTGTGGGCCCCGGGTGCGACCAGCTCACAGGCCGCTGCCAGTGCCTGAGAGGACACTGGGGGCTTAAATGCCCCGTCACCTGCAACTGCTACCTGTCGCTGTGTAATGAGAggactggtgtgtgtgagtgtgaggcaGGCTGGTGGGGACCCAGCTGTGACCGGCGATGCAactgtgacctcacacacagcagctgtgagCCTGGTAACGGGCAGTGCCTGTGCCACCCGGGGTACCAGGGTGACTACTGTAACCAGCCCTGTGAATCTGGAAAGTATGGCAGTGGGTGTAAAATGAG CTGTGGTAACTGTAAAGACAACCAGATCTGCTCTGCCACTGACGGGGCCTGCGCCGCCTGTGAACCCGGATGGAACGGGACACAGTGCGACCGCCAGTGCCCGTCTGGTTTGTACGGTGACGGCTGCCAGAATAAGTGTCCACGTTGCAGGAACAACGAACCATGTGACCCAAAGACAGGGGACTGTTGGAGGTGTGACCCCGGATGGACAGGACCCAG GTGTGAGGAGGCCTGCCCTGACAGGACGTTCGGAGAAgcctgcagcttcctgtgcagcccttgtttccatggtaactgCAGTCACGTGACAGGAAGATGTGTCTGTCTGCCAGGCTTTCAGGGAGAGAG ctgtaacagcagctgctctgctgtgcaGTTCGGCCTcaactgctcctctgtgtgtgactgtggtgAGGGGATCCCATGCCACCCAGTCACTGGCGTCTGCCCCAACA gtggcAGGAGTGCTGTACTTGCAGGAGTGTTGGTCCCTTTGCTCCTGTTGCTGTTAgctgtgctctgctgctgtttgtgttgtggaggAGGCCCTGTTGACAGCAAAGACAG GGCGGTTGTGGCTGACGGAGGTTTGTCTGTTCGGATGAAATATCACGTGTACAGCGTCCTGGCAAACATCAGTGCTGCTCTGCCATGTATCTCTAACTGGTCCTCAGGTCTGCCTCGTGTCACCG tatctcaCCATGACCCAGAGCTGACCTTCAACCACAGCTTCATTGAGCCTCCGTCCTCTGGCTGGGTGACTGAGGGGTCGTCCTTTgacagtgatgaggaggagggtgaagctCTCTACTGTGTCCCTCCAAGAGAAG ACATCCCAGCCGTGGCAGGCGGCGAGTTCCAGGAGATGAGCTCAAAGTGTAACATGTTCCTGGACCCATCAGGCTTCAGCAGCGAGGACATCACCTCGCCCTTCAACATCCCTCGCACCTCCAGCATCGCCAAGTCCAAGCGGCCGTCTGTCTCTTTCGCAGAGGGCACCCGCTTCAGCCCCAAAGAGCGCCGTGGCTCCGCTCAGGACCCTGGCGCTCTCCTTCGCACCAACAAACCCAAATCCACCTGGGGAGTTTTGATGCTCTCGGCCCTTCAAAGCCAGGGAGGTGCTGCTAGAACTGGGGACGAGGATGCAGCAGAGGGcgaggaaaaggaagaggaggaagtggatgAGCAGGCTACAGACAACCAGGAGTCAAGCTGTGAGGCAGGGGACCAGGAAGTAGACAGAACCTCATCCCGAGCCACCTCGCAGGTCCCAAGCTCAGCAGGAAGAAGACGGACTATGTCCAACACAGCTGCACATAAAGGGAACCTGCCgcaaacatctgtctgtgatGCTCAGGCCGGGGTTTTAGATAAAGTCACCACAGTGTACGTGACAGTGGGTAAAGCAGGGAGACCCGTCTCAGATACGAGCTCTGATGGCCCTGTTCAAGCCATGCTGCGAAGACTTGGCAGCcttcagagacaaaaagagcagGAGTCTGGCAAGTCCAAATCAAAGGGAGGTGAGGGGATCACCAAACCACCCAGACGGAAGCTTGGGGTTCGGGCGAgtgtgtgggaggagggagggccGTCTGGAGGGGAGGTCGCCATTTGTAAACCTATAAGGCGGAAGCATGCTTCCCACAACTCCTCTGACACAGTGGGCCTTAGTGAAGTTTCACAATCAGAGAGTGGCACCCCTAAACGACCGCTGTCATCCATTTTGAAGAGCGTGCCAGAGCTGGCTGCATCTGACCCAGGTCTGAGGGCTGAGGATGAGGACTCCAGTTCAGGAAAGACTGAGAGCAACTACTTTACTGTGGGACCGGCAGGAGACGCTGCAAGTCTCACAGAGGTCATCACCAACGAAGGAGCGGTGGGCAGTGTGAGTGATGAACCCTGCTATGAAAATGTCATGATTAACCACTTGTGA